The following is a genomic window from Antechinus flavipes isolate AdamAnt ecotype Samford, QLD, Australia chromosome 3, AdamAnt_v2, whole genome shotgun sequence.
atgcatattgctacaaatattttaaataaaaatttagcgAAGGAAATAcagtaatttaaattaatttaaattaaaaattaattatttattaaattttattttattttattaaaattttattaaattatttattaaaaattaaaaaaatttaaattaaattaaattatcaaaacatattaattcttcaatcacagggtatgcactttttatacatcaccaacaaaatccaacagcaagagatacaaagagaaattcaattcaaaatcaccgtcgatagcataaaatatttgggaatctatctatctaccaagggaaagtcaggaactatatgagcaaaattaccaaaaaaaaactttccacataaataaagttagatttaaataattggaaaaatactaagtcctcttggatagggcgagctaatacaataaaggtgacaatactccataaactaatctgtttatttagtgctataccaatcagactcccgagaaaatattttaatgatctagaaaaaataacaacaaaattcatagggAAAAACAACAGgttaagaatctcaagggaattttaaaaaatcaaatgaagtttgcctatctgtacctgatctaaaacaatattataaagcagcagtcaacaaaaccatttggtattagctaagtaatagattagttgatcagtggaacaggttaagttcacaggacaaaatagtcaactatcgctatctagcatttgacaaaccccaaggatcctaacttttgggatgagaattcattatttgacaaaaactgctggaaaaactggaaattagtatggcagaaattaggcatggacccacacttaacactgtatagcaagataaggtcaaaatgggtccatgatttaggcataaagaatgagaccataaataaattagaggaacataagataattgatctctcagacttgtggagaaggaagaaatttgtgaccaaagatgaactagggatcattattgatcacaaaatagaaaatgtttattatatcaaattaaaaagcctttgtacaaacaaaactaatgcaaacaagattagaagggaagcaacacactgggaaaacatcttcgcagttaaaggttctgataaaggcctcatttccaaaacatatagagaattgactctaatttataagaaaacaagccattctccaattgagaaatggtcaaaggataggaacagacaattttcagatgatgaaatcgaagctatttccactcatatgaaagtgttccaaatcactattgatcagagaaatgcaaattaagacaactcttgagatacccctacacacctgtcagattggctaagatgacaggaaaaaataatgatgaatgttggaggggatgtgggaaaactgggacacagatgcattgttggtggagttgtgaacgaatccaaccattctggagagcaatctggaattatgccccaaaagttatcaaactgtgcataccctttgatccagcagtgctactactgggcttataccccaaagagataccaaagaagggaaagggatctgtatgtgccaaaatgtttgtggccccctgtttgtagtggctagaaactggaaaatgaagggatgcccatcatttggagaatggctgggtaaagtgtggtatatgaatgttatggaatattattgttctgtaagaaatgaccagcaggatgaatacagagaggcttggagagacttacaggaactgatgctaagtgaaatgagcagaaccaggagatcattatatacttccacaacGTACATATGTATGAGGATGTATgaggatggaagtggatttctttgacaaagaggagatctaactcagtttcaattgctcaaggatggactgaagcagctacacccaaagaaagaacactgggaaatgaatataaactgtttgcatttttgttgttcttcccgGGTAATTTTTACCTGCTGAATCCAATTCTCGCTttgcaacaagggaactgtttggttctgcacacatagattgtatctaggatatactgtggcatatttaacatgtataggactgcttgccatcttggggaaggggtggagggagggaggaaaaatcggtacagaagtgagtgcatggaataatgttataaaaaaattacccaggcatgggttctgtcaataaaaagttataattatgagaaaaaaatgaaatgcttggTGATTTGAACTGCATTACTATGTAGAAGACTTTAAGGGAGAGTACCACGAAGTGCCACTCGATAGAGAGGTTAGAATCTGGTTGATAAGAGCCTTAAATGTTTTATCCACGGTACAGAATCACAAAGTTCGAATTTGCTGAAACAGTCACTCTAGAAACAAGTTATTGTTTCTTTCAACTCCTGAATCAAAGCCACTGTTTGAGAATTCTCCTTATCTAGACTAAAGTTATGGTAACTGCAAGGACAGGACTTAAAAGTTTGAATAAGCACAAGATATTACTAAAGTTAGTCACCCACGAACATTGAGCAAATACCCATTTGTAAGGGGCAGAAACTCTTGTAAGATTGATTCAGTGCTAAggcaaggtgttaactcagtgcaATTGAGATGATTCCCTAGTTTACAGGTACTTAGTATAGATCTATgagttgacacctattctacaagctTCACACCTCCGATGATGTACTTATAAGAGAGTATATAAGACCTAATAGATCTATGAGtagacacctattctacaagctTCACACCTCTGATGATGTACTTAAAGAGAGTATATAAAACCTAATAGATCTGTGAGTTGACACCTTCTACAAGCTTCACACCtctgatgatgtacttataagaGAGTATATAAGACCTAATAGATCTATGAGtggacacctattctacaagctTCACACCtctgatgatgtacttataagaGAGTATATAAGACCTAAGAGATCTGGGAGGGAGCCAGACTCAGAGAAAGActgaggactggaggctggagctcactCAAGCTCTCGAACGGAGACTGGAGAACAGACTCGATGACAAAGACCCACCTGGTGGCTGTCCTGGTTTCTATTAATCTGAGTTAAATCCTTGTTTGGAGTGTACGTCTTTCAAGCATACTTCTCCGAAGAACCTCTACATCCACTGTCTGCGCCTGGGAGGAGAAGTCAGCAGCGCCTGGGACCAGCAGTCACCCGCGCCTGGGATCAGCAGTCACCCGCTCTTGGAGAAGCAGTCACCAGCGCCTGGGACTAGCAGTCACACAAGACCGGTCTTTATTTGTTCCTGAGAGGGCCCTGAGTCTTGCTTCTCCGTGTGTGGCTCTTCTTGACATTGAAGGGACGCCTGCTCACCTCTCCCACGCTCCGTGTCCCATCCCCTCTGAGTGTGGGGGAGAGTGGGTTGCAAAACCGCCGTTGCCATGGAGGACGAGATCCTTCGCATAGCCAAGAAGATTGATAAGATGGTGCAGAAGAAAAACGCGGCTGGGGCACTGGACTTACTCAAAGAACTTCAAAACGTTCCCATGACTCTGGAATTATTGCAGTCCACAAAAATTGGAATCTCAGTAAATACCGTTCGCAAGCAGAGCACAGATAAAGAAGTCACCGCATTAGCCGCGTCTCTCGTCAAATGCTGGAAGAAGTTGGTATGTGAGCCCCCCAAGACCCCgatgaaacaaaaaaaggaatccGCTCCCTCTTGCCAAAGCAGCCCTAAGCCAGGACAAGCAAGTAGCGTCAGCAGCAATGCGAACCAACGAAAGGAAGAGACAAATGCTTCTGATTCCCTCGTTAAATCTTTCCTCCGGGCACCAAGCACTTCAGATTCCGTCCGAATCAAGTGCCGAGAGATGCTTGCTGCCGCCCTCAGAACAGGAGACGACTACTTTGCTACTGGGGCCGATGTAGAAGAGCTGGGAGCTCAGATTGAGGAAGCTGTGTATCAGGAGCTACGGAACAGGCATATGAAGTACAAAAATAGGGTTCGAAGTAGAATAGCAAATCTCAAGGATGCAAAGAATCCCAATTTAAGGAAAAACGTACTGTGTGGGAACATACCTCCGGATGTCTTTGCCAGAATGACTGCAGAGGAAATGGCTAGTGATGAACTGAAAGAGATGCGTAGAAACGTGACCCAAGAAGCAATTAGACAGCATCAAATGGCTCGGATCGGTGGGAACCCAACTGACCTATTCAAATGTGGCAAGTGTACAAAGAAGAATTGTACCTATAGCCAGATTCCAACCCTAAGTAGTGAGGAACCTATGACAATATATGTTTTCTGTAATGATTGTGGAAATAGATGCAAGTTtgtttagaagaagaaattggggACATACCTGGACACTTACAAAAGAACATTTTGGAATTAGCTTTAAAAACTAGGTCAAGAATCTGCAAATTACCTGCAAATAACATTTTGTAAAGCAGCACAAATCCTTGGgggtcagtttttgttttttgtttttgttttttcccttgaaaCCGTTCTTATAGTTAGTCAGTGCAAGATCAGATAGTCAGTTGTATGGTGTatctttaaaactaatttttctttttattttgataaggAAGTCAACAATAAACTTTTATCAATTTCAACTTTTGGTAAttgcttgtttttcttataaatgaaaaatgaactttaactttttttttaaaatcagaaacacactcaaaaatcttttttacttCTCTGTTAATGTGAAAGTGGAATTTGCATTTGTTTCTGCAGtgacagaataaaaaataaagaataaagaaagaataaagtatttATTCTACTTTATTAAGGGAAATGAACGATTAGTATAATTTTAGGATTATCAAATGTAGTgtgataatgaaataatatttggacAGCTTATCTGGTttgtagatattatttttcaatgaGTATCTCCCTTTGATCATAATGATTGTCAATAAGCCTTAATGATTAGATATCATTTTGCATCTGTGACTAGCTGTGACCAATTGCATTTGTTGTACTCAATTCTAAATGACTTACTCTTAATAGATCTTACTTTGGGGAAatttactttaaataaataatttgttaaaactTATCAGtggttcttttttcatttatttgacatCCAATTTTACAATTTTGCTGATGAACAAGGTCATTTTTTAATGATTGTTTTCAACTACACTTTAGATCAATTCTTCCCCTGAAGGTAGATTGAGAGAAATAATGTTCAACTTCACCAATGACTGTAAATTTCTCTGGATCGGGTTTCTtgggttctctgggagcagcctttatttcagttcagtaatcaccacaagaacaggcAGATGTTCGAGTCCAAATCCTTGAtgatctccttcctggggctgggcagctttctgcaGAGGCTTTTAGACCAGCCTTGGTCtgagtgggggaagtgcaggaggccaggccagccaccaggagcctgactgaaagtgaaatgaatttctgtctctccttggctctgagagcttctagtgcccTTATCCTCTGTAACTCTCAGTCCCAGCTTATGTGCTCCATCCTGAGTATACACCGATCATTCTAtctctaggaaaccattatttgttgtaagattaaatcaatcccgctgaaccatgctaaactagataactattgtctcatcggttccacttagtaccttgtaagcatccttgtttcaagttcagagttcttgCCCATGACATCACCCTCTTTCTtctgttttagaacataaggtggtcactCTCCTTAGGTAAGAACCCCcaaaagaggtgatcacaccttccatGACTCTTCAAAAAAGTGGTGAAAACatcataaaaggaggtgatcatgccctctctgatttctcaggaagggtcatgaaaacaccaaagaaaaatgggaaatcaaatcagattagcggatTTTTGAATggtctcacttgaaacaagtatacataaatctatcaacATGGGagttattacacataattacaaaaattacataagcacatagtagtgatgtaacaaataacaggaatcaacatgaggaattctttatatccataagtcctagaaatagtccaacaCCAATCTATcgtccattacttcacatgtgtATAGGGAtttcaatgattcctgcaagttttgaaatcctgTCCTAATCtcatgtatcagggaatccaacAATTTCTGCTacttttgaagttctgcaacagtcttatcaacaatttttttttatctcaggaaatccaaggATTCCTGCTGTTTCTGAAGTTCTGTAAAAGTCTccttatcagccatgctctttcagtgtcagaggtttcttaggtcttctccttcgttttgagatttttctcttttttctgtctctctccaagtGCTATTGGCACCCATGTGATTCCTTCTCCATGTGTAGAAATACGGGCAAACCCTTTCtgccaagcagttaatctatctagtcccttctattgatcactttctaaatctctcctcattaTCTGgaaattacattggagctgcttgcactggactctgcccttctgttgggttaaaaaggcCTATATTCTCTCttcaattgtaatctctttctcccatctgattgctttttggttgattgatcatgtaatccctttctcccatctgattgcttctttgCTGATcgatcatatcagagtcctgaacttctaaagactctctggataTAACCTTGGCTACCATCATGTCCCACCagttttttgtttgaggtcttggagtTGCAccttgcctctcatttccctgggtcaatctacattctgaggcccactGGAacccttggttacattttggacatagtGTTTGTGTCTTATTCTTTCACCATGTCCTCTCCTTCTACATTGAACTTTGAGATGCCCTATTTATCTACACTGAAAGCACTGATGAGTTTCTCTGGAATTCTCTAGTCAAgagggaccttgtctttccatattttgcTTCATAGCCTGGGtagaataagcatttgtgcccactgtggcacagcgtcttattgtctcctctaaagaagcatccttatctagtccccatataattcttttacaaaccccattagcattttccttagcctgttgtcttatcataatttttgtagctgtattttctccaatagttcttgTGACTGTTGTCTGCAGAAATGCCCACAAATCAGCAAAGTTttcgttgggaccttgctctatttttgtgaaggcttccccaccatcttttcctgggagggagccccatgcttccattgcagcagcagcagcagcaatttacTCATATGCTactatgggataattaatctgtgctaaagtgtctgcatactgaTCTTTACCTTATAGTTGATCAAAGGAGATTTGTATATTAACTACAGTTTGCTTATTGTGTTGGGTTTGTATCCTGCATAATTCAATATACTATACTCTGAaagtcacaacaagttttgtccaggttctaaacatgttcttgctatagctttccaatcattaggggttaggatttcataagccaaaatTTTTAGTATcatcttaatataagatgatgtagccccataaagagtgcaacccttttttaaatctttgattttttccagatcaaaaggagtgcatcttctcctttgttgacctgaagagtcaagctcttcaatatcaaggtatgcatttatttgtaaatccgatatatcctgtccttttttagctttaactagtgctttttgtaatcttgtaaCTGTAATCTTgcctgcttcataggtggtgtgATTGTGTCACTGCTCCTTcctgccccttcccctcctccttctccctccatccataaaagttaattgagggaggtaggTCAAGGGTTGGGGAATATCCTAATgactcctgctgtgaagcactacactccttaattttatcagcattatacttaactcctttcttgtctaattcttcatcattttcacctagtttgtctggatcctcctcttcctgctctttcttcttttaatacttatataatttcttaaagccagttgtatgaagttatatgtataaagtgtttctttagaaattgaatcaggtctATTATCATTGTAGTGTttacatagttgctctcctactaatttccactactctggatctaattctttttccttagagaaccaaggagatgtgtactgtactgttcaatgatctgctcccaagttacaatcaaaccttgattttttataagtttaatcatgcttttgacacattttccttgaactggAAAAGAAGGCTCCtatctaaacatctgtcccatttcagctgaagcactagtttagccctttacaaagttttcttcttgtactcaccctaatttctgggtcacagatgaaaatgtaatgttctctgattTGGTTTTCCTGGGGGTCTCTGGAAATAGCCTTCtcttcagttcagagtaatcaccacaagaatagtcaggggtaaaagttcaaatcctttattgtctccttgcctggagcTGGGCAACTTTCTGAAGAActtttcagactggccttggtctcagtgggggaagtataGAAGGCCAAACACCATGAGCCTGAAGGTGAActgaatttctgtctccttggctccgagagcttctagtgagctTGTCCTCTGTGGTTCTCAGTCTCtgtttatatgctccacactgtgTATAAGCCAATAGCTATATCTTTAGGAAACCATCATTTGTTGTaagtttaaatcaatcatactgaaccatgctaaactagataaccattgcctCTTCAATTCCACtaagtaccttgtaagcatccttttttcaagttcagagttaTAGCCCATAACATCTCTCACTTATTTCCTTAACTGGACCCTATTTACCTCTCTGTCGGGATTTTGCTGCTatatctttacttctctgtcaggaccctGCCACTAAGAAAGCCAGCCTGCAAAGGCTGACTTCTCGGTTCTAATAATAcccttcttttgccagtttaacttttccagtccataaatttatttatgaaagACCTGTGCCAACCAGAAGGGGTTCCTACAACTGCCTGTCCTGCATTAAACCTCATCAGTTCTACCCAAAACAGAAACAAcagctatttatattcactctgaatTCATCAGAGCACAAACAATTACTAATTGAGGCTTAGCCTGGGATTTAGTGTTACTAAATCTATAAGATGCAGAGGGATTTGGATTTAAGGCACTGTCCTTATGAAGGAAATCTAGTTGGGAAATCCCAAGAAACCTTGGGAAATTTCATTGACCAAAAAAATTACCTTATTTTTGGTACAGaatatgatagaaagaaaaagagaaacaaataagcATGTAATGACTATTTCACACATTATTTGCTTTAAAAGCATAACAAATGCAgcatgttatttaaaaaagacattCCACTGACGTTCAGGGTACCCTTAAAACCTTTCAATTAGGATGCTTCATTTCAAGGGATTAGAACTATCTGAgggaattagaattggaaaaagaaatctcCGAATCATAtcttatatatattcataagcAGTGCTGTCAAAGATCTTAGGCTaatagaattttcttattttgaagtCTTGAATATGTCTCATTTGGCTCCTGTAAACTGAACACTTCCAGGCTGCTGAAGTGGAGAATTAAGGGTTGAAATTTCCTAATAGCAATGGGATCCCTTTGGCCAGTGgcaggttttgcaaaagaattcgtAAACCCCAATAAATATAGGCACAAGGTTTGTgggaaaaaattgtttatttatacTAGGAAAACCTTATGctaagaaaacaactttttcaGCAGGCAAATTCCTCATAGGAATTAAcaaagatgggtttacactgagaatAAAATATCCATCAGTGGGCTAAATCCAGAAGGATGTTTAGCACagtttgtgggttctgtcatcttttatttcccttctgaGGTCTGGGGCTTCTTTGATCTTTGGTCCTGGGGCCAATTGGCAGATGAATATGAGAGACtggttttcaattcaattcaattcaattcaaaattgaatgagattacttaacttGGGAGTTTCTGTAAAGtatggactagctccctggagggcttcagggtcagccagagtcaggatgaattaaagtccttagtttttagggggagaagtgaagggtgTAGGCAAGCTGCCTGGattctggagatataaaatttatcCTTAAAAACTGTTTGGCTACATCCCATGAGTTTTGCTATTttatatcattattgtcattctctttgataaagTCACTGattgtttctctgttttgttgtttaactcatttgttttttaggattaaattatttagtttccatttaattttaagTCTATCTTTCAGGAGCCCTTTAttacatatagtttttattgaaacatgatctgaaaagaaaacatttcatataGCTACCTTTCTGCACTTCATTGTCAGATTTGTATGCCCTAAAatacattcaatttttttgtatGTGACATGTACtgcagaaaaaaaatgtatatttctttctgttctcattcagttttcttcaaaggtctCTCCTATTTAACTCTCCTAAAATTATATTTGCagccttaacttctttctcatttatttggtagttaaatttttctagttctgagagaaggAGGGTGAGGTttcccactagaatagttttattgactattttttcttgtggGATGCTGTCAAAGCAGTTCTTGGGgaagattttatatctctaaatattcaTGCAactaagaaagctagaaaaagaacaaattaaaaatatacaattaaataccaaattagaaattttgaaattcaaaagaaagattaataaaatagagactaagaGAAATAATGAACTAATATACAACATTAAGACTTTTGACATTGTCATTTGGTCTACTGCTGTAACCTAAAGATAGTTTTACTGTATACCCCACTGAAAACTTAGAATTTCTGAGCCTTTCATTTAGCCAATGTCTGAAATTAGTTTTATGTTTTCCCTCCACTTAAAGTTTCAATGCTTCAAGGGAATGAACTACTTCCTTTTTGGAAcatactcatttatttttaatttacagaataaaacaagaatttccataacacagtagaatttttcaaagattattgCAGGagactacaaatctattatgttaaacttgttattccattttattatataataaagtcataatgatgacttcttttttcttccctctaatGCAAGCAAAGGCTATTAttagacgtgtgtgtgtgtgtgtgtgtgtgtgtgtgtgtgtgtgtgtaaagctATTCAATATATACTtccctttttctatatttttctgtgTGCATTCCTTCACATAAcatttgtagttaatttgggtatttgtcATTGTTCAAATAATTTAgccactcaaagttgttcttaaaacagaaatgttattagtatatatagtattcccctgataatgctcattttactcttcattgtTTAatataaatctgtttttttcctcaaagcAATGTCTCATCATTTGTTATGGCACAGAAACATTTCATCTAAATCAAATACCACAAATTTTCAACCATTCCTTAATTGACAGCTGCACCCCcaaaaattccaaatatttgCCCTCACAAAGAGCAATGCTGTTACTACttatctttggaaatagagatggaaaaataGAGATTAGAAATGGAATCAATAGACTAAAAGCTATAGGTAATTTAGTAACGCattgggcacaattccagatggctctccaaaattgttagatcagttcacaattccaacagtgaatttattttttcaatttctccacATCATGaaagaagtgcacatgtttaaacatatattggattacttgatgccTGGAGGAAACAGTGAGGGAAAGACTGGAACACAAGAATTTGCAAggatgaatggtgaaaactatgaaaataataaggaattttttttgaaaaataatttctatatccactccaacatttataaCTCTCTgcttctatcatcttagccaatttggtAGGTGTAAAATGGTATGTCAAAATCATTTACTTTGTATCTCTCTGAACAATAGTTAATTGAAGCATTTTCAGATCAAGGCAATTGCCTTGATATCTTCAGTGAAACACTTCCTGTttttatcttttgaccatttatcatctGGGGAAAGACTTCTATAcatacaaatttgaaaaaaaaatctctatatatttgagacatGAGACCTTTTTCTGAATaacttgtagagggctggaactatgcACTGAGATCGGGACTGCCAAGCGCTTGAGGATAACTTCTGACTGGAtcatactctatgggcatatgcttggaaaatggtgcTTTCCACTATCCCTACTGGTtcaatgattggtatatagaggattgtaggagggactaggggatggagtaaagctagccagggactACACTCTGGGTGATAGATGAGAGGGAAAGCAGTCACcaagattctgcttccatcctattcaatcctgagtctaagaccaagaataaagaaggacttttgcttatcctgactccagctgattctgggatgTCCTGGGTGCAAGCACAGTTATTACAGTAActgttataaattttttctccaaatatgtatagaagaatttcata
Proteins encoded in this region:
- the LOC127557600 gene encoding transcription elongation factor A protein 1-like — encoded protein: MEDEILRIAKKIDKMVQKKNAAGALDLLKELQNVPMTLELLQSTKIGISVNTVRKQSTDKEVTALAASLVKCWKKLVCEPPKTPMKQKKESAPSCQSSPKPGQASSVSSNANQRKEETNASDSLVKSFLRAPSTSDSVRIKCREMLAAALRTGDDYFATGADVEELGAQIEEAVYQELRNRHMKYKNRVRSRIANLKDAKNPNLRKNVLCGNIPPDVFARMTAEEMASDELKEMRRNVTQEAIRQHQMARIGGNPTDLFKCGKCTKKNCTYSQIPTLSSEEPMTIYVFCNDCGNRCKFV